One window of Papaver somniferum cultivar HN1 chromosome 9, ASM357369v1, whole genome shotgun sequence genomic DNA carries:
- the LOC113309593 gene encoding 4-hydroxy-3-methylbut-2-en-1-yl diphosphate synthase (ferredoxin), chloroplastic-like codes for MASTVVPTSFTGLMSKDNALSFAKSVDFVKVSNLQRINKSLRGKNVSVIRNSSSDGYDVAQLQPASEGSPLLVPRQKYCESTYKTIRRKTCTVMVGNVALGSDHPIRIQTMTTTDTKDVAGTVEQVMRIADKGADIVRITVQGKKEADACFDIKNTLVQKNYNIPLVADIHFAPPIALRVAECFDKIRVNPGNFADRRAQFVQLEYTEDDYQQELEHIEQVFTPLVEKCKKYGRAMRIGTNHGSLSDRIMSYYGDSPRGMVESAFEFARICRKLDYHNFVFSMKASNPVIMVQAYRLLVAEMYVAGWDYPLHLGVTEAGEGEDGRMKSAIGIGTLLQDGLGDTIRVSLTEAPEEEIDPCKRLANLGMRASDLQKGMAPFEEKHRHYFDFQRRTGQLPLQKEGEDVDYRGALHRDGSVLMSVSLDQLKAPELLYRSLAAKLAVGMPFKDLATVDSILLRELPPVEDRDARLALKRLIDISMGVLTPLSEQLTKPLPNAIVLVDLKELSSGAHKLLPEGTRLAVSVRGDESFEDLHVLKDVDATMLLHDLPYTEDKISRVHAARRLFEYLGENALDVPVIHHMQFSNGIHKDDLVIGAGSNVGALLVDGLGDGLLLEAPGQDFDFLRNTSFNLLQGCRMRNTKTEYVSCPSCGRTLFDLQEISAEIREKTSHLPGVSIAIMGCIVNGPGEMADADFGYVGGSPGKIDLYVGKTVVKRGIQMEHATDALIQLIKEHDRWVDPPAEE; via the exons ATGGCTTCTACTGTTGTTCCAACTTCATTTACTGGGTTGATGAGTAAAGATAATGCTTTGAGTTTTGCAAAAAGTGTGGATTTTGTGAAAGTTTCTAATTTGCAGAGGATTAATAAGTCCCTTAGAGGAAAGAATGTGTCTGTAATTAGGAATTCAAGTTCTGATGGTTATGATGTTGCTCAGCTCCAACCTGCTTCTGAAGGAAGTCCTCTCTTAG TTCCTAGGCAGAAGTACTGTGAATCTACTTATAAGACTATAAGGAGGAAAACGTGTACTGTGATGGTAGGAAACGTGGCTCTTGGTAGTGATCATCCAATTAGGATTCAGACTATGACTACAACTGACACTAAGGATGTTGCCGGCACAGTGGAACAG GTAATGAGAATAGCTGATAAAGGCGCAGATATTGTTCGGATTACAGTTCAAGGAAAGAAAGAAGCGGATGCTTGCTTTGATATAAAAAACACGCTTGTCCAGAAAAA TTATAACATTCCTTTGGTGGCGGACATTCATTTTGCTCCTCCTATTGCATTGCGAGTTGCTGAATGTTTTGACAAAATTCGTGTCAACCCTGGCAATTTTG CTGATAGAAGGGCCCAGTTTGTGCAGTTAGAATACACAGAGGATGACTACCAGCAGGAGCTTGAGCACATTGAGCAG GTGTTCACTCCTCTAGTTGAAAAGTGCAAGAAATATGGAAGGGCAATGCGAATTGGAACTAACCATGGAAGTCTTTCTGATCGTATCATGAGCTACTATGGTGATTCACCAAGGGGAATG GTTGAATCCGCATTTGAATTCGCCAGAATCTGCCGGAAGTTGGATTACCACAACTTTGTCTTCTCTATGAAAGCAAGTAATCCTGTTATCATGGTTCAAGCATACCGTCTACTTGTAGCTGAAATGTATGTTGCTGGATGGGATTATCCTTTGCACTTGGGAGTTACCGAAGCTGGTGAAGGTGAAGATGGACGGATGAAATCTGCAATTGGTATTGGAACCCTTCTTCAG GATGGTCTGGGAGATACAATCAGGGTTTCCCTCACAGAAGCACCAGAGGAAGAGATAGACCCTTGCAAGAGACTGGCGAACCTTGGTATGAGAGCATCAGATCTTCAGAAAGGGATG GCACCATTTGAAGAGAAGCACAGACATTATTTCGACTTCCAACGTAGAACTGGTCAATTGCCGTTGCAGAAAGAG GGAGAAGATGTTGACTATAGAGGAGCTCTGCATCGTGATGGTTCCGTTCTTATGTCCGTGTCCCTGGATCAATTAAAG GCACCTGAACTCCTTTACAGATCGCTTGCTGCAAAGCTTGCAGTTGGCATGCCGTTTAAG GATCTGGCAACAGTGGATTCTATCCTTCTCAGAGAGCTTCCGCCAGTAGAAGATAGAGATGCT CGGCTGGCTCTGAAAAGATTAATCGACATAAGTATGGGGGTTTTAACTCCTTTGTCAGAACAGTTAACCAAACCTTTGCCCAATGCCATTGTGCTTGTAGACCTCAAGGAATTGTCATCTGGAGCTCACAAGCTTTTGCCAGAAG GCACACGCTTGGCTGTATCTGTTCGTGGTGATGAATCCTTTGAGGATCTCCACGTTCTCAAAGATGTTGATGCTACAATGCTCTTACATGATCTACCATACACCGAAGATAAAATTAGCAGAGTACATGCAGCAAGGAG ATTATTTGAGTATTTAGGCGAAAATGCACTAGATGTCCCTGTAATCCACCACATGCAGTTCTCGAACGGGATTCACAA AGATGACTTAGTAATCGGTGCTGGTAGCAACGTAGGAGCCCTCTTAGTCGATGGTCTTGGAGATGGACTTTTACTAGAAGCACCAGGGCAGGATTTCGACTTCCTCAGGAATACATCCTTCAACTTATTGCAAGGTTGCAGAATGCGGAACACAAAGACG GAGTATGTTTCATGCCCATCATGTGGCAGAACATTATTTGACCTTCAAGAGATAAGTGCTGAAATTAGAGAAAAGACATCACATTTGCCTGGAGTTTCG ATAGCAATCATGGGTTGCATCGTGAATGGACCTGGAGAGATGGCTGATGCAGATTTTGGTTATGTTGGAGGTTCTCCTGGAAAGATTGATCTATATGTTGGAAAG ACGGTGGTGAAGCGAGGAATCCAGATGGAACATGCAACCGACGCCTTGATCCAGCTGATAAAAGAGCATGACCGTTGGGTAGATCCACCGGCAGAAGAGTAA
- the LOC113308520 gene encoding uncharacterized protein LOC113308520 gives MEMKNLIMSYSRGCEGEFGIFLVPNHSRKRAIILRTSNIDYCSCCTTTTYGLNRRKISSLRLNRKAFLLRASKNTAKVTDVVLDGSTKNKKKNGSIVGAVALIIGTSIGSGILELPRKTSPAGFVPSSVCMILCWGFLLTEALLLAEINVGLLKKKQKKIENDELEVISIRTMAQETLGVWGGNLVTVNYLFLGYTTMVAYSSKSGAIIHNLINLPSSVSGFFFTVFFTILISVGGTRITDNVNQWLTATMIGILLAIEASVVLYGGWTGLDGSSNWGNIPATIPVIIFSLVYHDLLPVICAYLDGDLARIRTSFIIGSLVPLFTLLVWDAVTLGLSAHADLVIDPVELLTRVEWSGISVMVETFSLLAVGTSLIGTLLGFSQFFVEQLDNFAKNSYTSSSAQPLKLEENFEPRVSSNVKSKLFDPKKWWLANKLGFTATTLVVAPSLFISTAVPDAFSVATDIAGGYCMTTLYGVLPPVMAWVMHTRSSNKAVVNNVDQNNEAENDGSVSLLSMKPAWIGVGLISGGIVIDQILEDLSKLHP, from the exons ATGGAAATGAAGAATCTGATCATGTCCTACTCACGTGGTTGTGAAGGTGAATTTGGGATATTTTTGGTTCCAAATCACAGCAGAAAACGTGCAATAATCCTCAGAACCAGTAACAT TGATTACTGTAGCTGCTGCACTACTACTACTTATGGTTTAAATCGAAGGAAGATCTCATCGTTGAGATTGAATAGGAAGGCCTTCTTACTAAGAGCTTCCAAGAACACAGCGAAAGTCACAGACGTTGTCCTTGATGGATCaacaaagaacaagaagaaaaatgggaGCATAGTTGGTGCAGTAGCTCTAATTATTGGAACCAGCATCGGCTCTGGTATTCTTGAACTGCCAAGAAAGACTTCCCCTGCA GGATTCGTGCCAAGTTCAGTATGTATGATACTGTGTTGGGGTTTTCTCCTGACTGAAGCACTCCTGCTCGCGGAAATTAATGTTGGTTTGttgaagaagaagcagaagaagataGAAAATGATGAACTGGAGGTAATTTCCATTAGGACAATGGCCCAAGAGACACTTGGAGTGTGGGGTGGTAACTTAGTTACTGTCAATTACCTCTTCTTGGGTTACACAACCATGGTTGCGTATTCATCCAAGTCCGGAGCAATCATCCACAATTTGATTAACCTTCCATCTTCCGTTTCTGGCTTCTTTTTCACCGTTTTCTTTACAATTCTAATCTCTGTTGGAGGAACACGGATCACTGACAACGTCAACCAATGGTTGACAGCTACTATGATAG GAATACTACTTGCAATTGAGGCGTCGGTTGTTCTATATGGAGGATGGACAGGTTTAGATGGTTCGAGCAATTGGGGGAACATCCCAGCAACGATACCTGTCATCATATTTTCTTTGGTTTATCATGATCTATTACCAG TTATTTGTGCATATCTTGATGGTGACCTCGCACGAATAAGGACATCATTCATAATTGGTAGCTTAGTCCCGCTCTTCACATTACTTGTTTGGGATGCAGTTACATTAGGCCTTTCAGCTCATGCTGATCTTGTTATTGATCCAGTGGAGTTGCTCACAAG GGTGGAATGGAGTGGGATTTCAGTTATGGTGGAGACATTTTCACTTCTAGCAGTTGGAACATCCTTAATTGGTACACTTTTGGGGTTCTCACAGTTTTTTGTTGAACAACTCGACAATTTCGCCAAaaattcttatacttcatcaTCAGCTCAACCACTA AAGTTGGAAGAAAATTTTGAACCAAGAGTTTCAAGCAATGTTAAGAGCAAGTTATTTGACCCAAAGAAATGGTGGCTAGCAAACAAACTTGGCTTTACTGCAACAACATTGGTTGTTGCTCCATCTTTATTCATATCAACCGCAGTTCCAGATGCATTCTCAGTCGCCACTGACATTGCT GGAGGTTATTGTATGACAACATTATACGGAGTTCTTCCTCCAGTAATGGCATGGGTAATGCATACAAGATCATCGAACAAAGCTGTAGTTAACAACGTCGACCAAAACAACGAGGCGGAAAATGATGGATCAGTGTCACTACTGTCTATGAAGCCTGCCTGGATTGGTGTGGGGCTGATTTCTGGTGGAATAGTGATAGATCAAATCCTGGAAGACCTTTCAAAGTTGCATCCTTAG
- the LOC113314361 gene encoding ruvB-like protein 1 — MKIEEVQSTTKKQRVATHTHIKGLGLEPNGNALPMAAGFVGQIGAREAAGLVVDMIRQKKMAGRALLLAGPPGTGKTALALGISQELGSKVPFCPMVGSEVYSSEVKKTEVLMENFRRAIGLRMKENKEVYEGEVTELSPEEAESITGGYGKSISHVIIGLKTVKGTKQLKLDPTIYDALLKEKVAVGDVIYIEANSGAVKRVGRSDAFATEFDLEAEEYVPLPKGEVHKKKEIVQDVTLHDLDAANARPQGGQDILSLMGQMMKPRKTEITDKLRQEINKVVNRYIDEGVAELVPGVLFIDEVHMLDMECFSYMNRALESSLSPIVIFATNRGICNVRGTDISSPHGIPVDLLDRLVIIRTETYGPADMIQILAIRAQVEELVVDEESLAYLGEIGQQASLRHAVQLLSPASIVAKMNGRDGICKADLEEVCSLYLDAKSSAKLLQEQQERYIT; from the exons atgAAGATCGAAGAAGttcaatcaacaacaaagaaacaaagagTAGCTACTCATACCCATATCAAAGGACTTGGTCTTGAG CCCAATGGGAATGCACTTCCTATGGCTGCTGGGTTTGTAGGTCAGATTGGTGCAAGAGAAGCAGCTGgtctcgttgttgatatgattagGCAAAAGAAAATGGCGGGGCGTGCTCTATTACTTGCTGGACCTCCTGGTACTGGAAAGACAGCATTGGCTCTTGGGATATCTCAGGAGCTTGGAAGCAAG GTTCCATTCTGCCCAATGGTTGGATCAGAAGTATATTCATCAGAAGTAAAGAAAACTGAGGTTCTTATGGAAAATTTCCGGAGGGCTATTGGTTTACGTATGAAGGAAAATAAGGAGGTCTATGAAGGGGAG GTCACTGAGCTCTCACCGGAAGAAGCTGAGAGCATCACTGGTGGGTATGGGAAGAGTATTAGCCATGTCATTATCGGGCTGAAAACTGTCAAAGGAACTAAGCAATTAAAGCTGGACCCAACCATTTATGATGCTTTACTTAAGGAAAAG GTTGCTGTCGgagatgttatatatatagaggcCAATAGTGGAGCAGTTAAAAGGGTGGGTAGAAGTGATGCTTTTGCTACAGAATTTGATCTCGAGGCAGAGGAGTACGTTCCACTTCCTAAAGGAGAGGTCCATAAAAAGAAGGAGATAGTCCAG GATGTAACGCTCCACGATCTTGATGCAGCAAATGCTCGACCACAAGGAGGACAGGATATATTGTCTCTAATGGGACAGATGATGAAACCAAGGAAAACTGAGATCACTGATAAGCTACGACAGGAAATAAACAAG GTTGTTAATCGCTACATTGATGAAGGAGTGGCAGAACTTGTGCCTGGAGTTCTATTTATTGACGAG GTGCACATGCTGGATATGGAATGCTTCTCCTACATGAACCGCGCATTGGAGAGTTCATTGTCCCCAATAGTAATTTTTGCGACAAATAGGGGAATATGTAATGTTAG AGGAACTGATATTAGTAGTCCACATGGCATACCTGTTGATCTTTTAGACCGGCTTGTTATTATTCGAACTGAAACATATGGACCTGCAGACATGATACAG ATTTTAGCTATTCGGGCACAGGTGGAGGAACTGGTTGTAGATGAAGAGAGTTTAGCTTATCTCGGGGAGATTGGGCAGCAGGCATCCTTAAG GCATGCTGTTCAGCTATTATCGCCTGCCAGCATCGTGGCCAAAATGAATGGTCGTGATGGAATATGCAAG gCTGATCTTGAGGAAGTGTGTTCCCTATACCTGGATGCAAAATCTTCAGCTAAGCTTCTACAGGAGCAGCAGGAAAGATATATTACATAG